GAGATGACGCATGAAGCCACTGTTACCCCACGCTCCTCAGGCTGTCAAGAACAAACGACACGAAAAATTCAGGCCCGTGACAGGGTGTTAGTTATCTATCGGCAATTGTGGCGGCCCTTTCCGCCTATCGTGGACATCCTGTCCACCCAAAAGGTCGAAAGGACCGTTCCCATCACGGTCACGGCCCTTTCCGCACATTGTGGACATCCTGTCCTCCACAAGGGTCGCCCCCTCCGCCACGCACCGGGGGCGGCAAGATGTACAGGTATTCAGATGGTAGCACCGCCGTCGAGGACGAGGGTGTGGCCCGTGATGTAGGCGGATTCTGATGAAAGCAAATAGCATGCGGCGGCAGCTACTTCCTCCGGGTCGCCCATCCGATCCAGAGGGGTGTGTTTCATGACTTCGCTGTAGATCGCCTCGTTCTCCCAGAGAGCCGAGGAGAGTTTCGTCTTGATGAGTCCCGGCGCGATCGCGTTCACGCGGATTTTCCGGGAGGCCAATTCGAAGGCCATCGTCTTGGTCAAGTGGATGACGGCCGCCTTGCTGACCGAGTACACGCCAAGTCCCGGCATGGGACGGAGGCCGGCGGTGGACGAGACGTTGACGATGGCGCCCCCTTCGGTCATGTGGGCCACGGCAAACTTCGACATGAGAAAGTAGCCGCGCACGTTCAGTCCGAAAATCTTGTCCCACACTTCCACGCTCGTATCGAGCAGCATGGACATGGTGGGGTTCGTTCCCGCGTTGTTCACGAGACAATCGATGCGGCCGAAGGTCGAATGGGCGGTCTCCACAAGTCGCTGGATCTCTTCCTCACGCCCGACATGCGCCGGATGGACAAGGATCTCGGCTCCATCGCGCTTGATTTCGTCCGCTGCCGCGCGAAGCTCCGGTTCCTTTCGGCTCGTCAGGACGAGTTTCGCGCCTCCCGCCGCCAATCCCGCGGCAATGGCCTTCCCGATGCCCCGCGAGGCCCCCGTCACGATCGCGACTTTGTTCTTGAAATCATAGATCTTGCTCATGTGTATTCCTTTCGAAGTTATCAGCGGTCAGGCCGACAAGAGGGCGGGGTGAACCCCGCCCCTACGAAACGCCTCCCTACACGCAAAAACTTTTGCCGGGCGGCTTAGAGTGCGTCCGGACATGTCCAGAAATGCCAAATGAGCCGGTTCGTTGCCTGGGAGCAAGCAGCGTGTAGGGGAGCAGCTTTAGCTGCTCCCAAGCAGGGAGGACCTGAATGTCCTCCCCTACGGCAGGTGAGTTTCCGGACGCACTCTTAGTGGACCCGCCGCCAGCTTTCACGAGGCACACGGCGTTTCAGTTCCGGATGAAGTATCCGTGCCAATATCTCGACGCCGTCCACGATGCCGGGACCCGGACAGGCGAAATACCGCTCATCCAACACGAAGACGGGTTTCCCCGAACGGTAGGGCAAGCGGCCGGCCCGCCACCACCTTTCGCTCCGTAACTTTCCCGACGAGATTGATGTCAAACAGCACATCGGCAAGGTTTTTCGGGGACAGGGAGAGCACCTTGGGCCTTACGGGAAGCCGGTGCAATTCGCGATTCAGCTCCGGGGTTGTCAAAGAACACACGTGGCAAAGGTCCTGAGTGATGATCACGTCGGGGCCGGCCTTGGCGAGAAACTCCCAGTCCAGATCGTAGAGCGGCTGATGATTATTCATCATCTCCCGGACCTCCGCATCGATCTGCGCGCCGTTGCCGTTCCCCACCCGCGCGCGCAGGACCACGCGCTTGCCCTTCACGTAGCACTTGTCCGTCACACCGATGAGGGATTTCTCCAGGCCAAGCTTCCGCAGAATTTCCGTCGCGGACGGGAGGAGCGAGACGATTTTCATGCGAACGCGCTACTTCTTCAAATCGGAGGGGGCTTGGCTCAGGGTAGTGAGATTGGTCTCCGGGACGAGGTAGACAAGCGGTGAGCCTCCAAGAGTGACGTGTATCTTCCCATCCTTGGCCTTGCTGCCCCAGAGGAATTCTTTTCTTGATCCGTCCTTGAGGACGAACGTCGACTTGAGCCGCCGGTCCTTGAATCCGTAGCCTTTCTTGGCTTCATCGTAGATCGCTTGATCCGCTTTGAGGTTCGCAATGGTGGAGCACACTTCCTGCGCGACTTCCTTCTTGGCGTCCGCTTTTTCAGGAGCGACCAACTCCCAGTCCCCGTTGTCTTTCTTCTTCGCGGTCAGCGTCTGTTTATGCTCCAATGTGAATTCCGTGATGTCATCCGGCGAATTCCGGAGTAGCCGTTTCTCGTAGAGCTCGTCGATCGGCTTGCGCAGGCCGAGCACGACCCCCTCGGAAATCTTGAATACGTTCGCTCCGTCGTCCACCTGGCCGCGGTAGTGGCTCTGATCTTTCTCGCGCGAGAAAATCGCTTTTCGCTTTCGGCCGTCCTTCAGGGTGATTTCCACCATTCCCACCGGCGCGGTGAGAGTCGTTCCTTCCGGCTCGAAGTCCGTGAAGCTGAAATTGACCAGGTTGGAGGCGATACCATTGAGAACATCCGCATCCGCCGGCGCCTTGTGCGGCTCCAGGATTTGCCAATGGGAGTCATCCATTCGCTGGAGCGCGGTAGCTTTTCCTTCCCAAGACAACGACAACCGGTCGATCTCGTTCTGCGTGAATGAGAAAAGTTTCTTATCGAGCCAGTCGGAAGGCGCCGACCGGAGAGTGCTGCGAATGGGGGCGGAAACGCGATACACTTCATCCTTTCCCGACACCCGGAGAAACGTCCGGCCACCCGGATCCGTCTTGCCGATGATGATGTCCAGCGCCCCTTCCCCCTTGGGGCCTCCGCCTTTGATCTCAGTTCCCTTCACCTCGCTCACCTCGAACACGTCGTGCTTGCTCTTGTTGCGCGACGCCACCTCGCCTTCCTTGAGTTGACCGAGCTGATCGAGAAGGTTTTTCACAGCGGTCTCTTCCGCCTTGTAGTTCCGTACGGTTTTGACCTTCCACCCTTCCGCTTCACGAACCAGTTCCGTAGTGCCCGAAGGCGACTTGATTTGGAGTGACGACCACAGCTTCGTATCGACCGACTTGAGGATCTCGACACGGCCCGATGTCTCTTTTTCGAACAGGCCCATCGGGTCCTGCACAAAAAACGCGGTGGCGCCGAGGATGACGATGGCTCCCGCCAGGAGGAGGTAGATCTTCTTCATCAGGAGGCGGCGGAGGCCTGTTCGCGGAGCTGGGCGTATATTTTTTGCTCGCGCTTGCGCAGATAGTAGCGAAGGAGGCCGTAGGCAATCAGGAGGAAGGGCACCAAGACCGTGACCAGTATCTTGATCGTCATCCGTTCGTTCTCGGTGGTTTCCCGGAGAGGGCGGTCCACGCCCACCTTCGAGCGGATGCCGATCAGATCCTCCCCCAGGGTAACCCAGTCAACCAGGTTCATCATGAACTGGACATTCCCTCCCGT
The nucleotide sequence above comes from Nitrospirota bacterium. Encoded proteins:
- a CDS encoding SDR family oxidoreductase produces the protein MSKIYDFKNKVAIVTGASRGIGKAIAAGLAAGGAKLVLTSRKEPELRAAADEIKRDGAEILVHPAHVGREEEIQRLVETAHSTFGRIDCLVNNAGTNPTMSMLLDTSVEVWDKIFGLNVRGYFLMSKFAVAHMTEGGAIVNVSSTAGLRPMPGLGVYSVSKAAVIHLTKTMAFELASRKIRVNAIAPGLIKTKLSSALWENEAIYSEVMKHTPLDRMGDPEEVAAAACYLLSSESAYITGHTLVLDGGATI
- a CDS encoding DUF4340 domain-containing protein, which encodes MKKIYLLLAGAIVILGATAFFVQDPMGLFEKETSGRVEILKSVDTKLWSSLQIKSPSGTTELVREAEGWKVKTVRNYKAEETAVKNLLDQLGQLKEGEVASRNKSKHDVFEVSEVKGTEIKGGGPKGEGALDIIIGKTDPGGRTFLRVSGKDEVYRVSAPIRSTLRSAPSDWLDKKLFSFTQNEIDRLSLSWEGKATALQRMDDSHWQILEPHKAPADADVLNGIASNLVNFSFTDFEPEGTTLTAPVGMVEITLKDGRKRKAIFSREKDQSHYRGQVDDGANVFKISEGVVLGLRKPIDELYEKRLLRNSPDDITEFTLEHKQTLTAKKKDNGDWELVAPEKADAKKEVAQEVCSTIANLKADQAIYDEAKKGYGFKDRRLKSTFVLKDGSRKEFLWGSKAKDGKIHVTLGGSPLVYLVPETNLTTLSQAPSDLKK